A region from the Vicia villosa cultivar HV-30 ecotype Madison, WI unplaced genomic scaffold, Vvil1.0 ctg.000175F_1_1, whole genome shotgun sequence genome encodes:
- the LOC131624942 gene encoding secreted RxLR effector protein 161-like yields MFKNTRESVRQSEYASIIGSLRYATDCTRPDIAYVVGLLCRFTSRPSNEHCKAIERVMRYLKRTLDLGLHYKKFPVVLEGYSNADWNTLSDDSKATSGYIFSIAGGAVSWKSKKQTILAQSTMESEMIALATTSEEASWLRWLLGKTNASCADPRG; encoded by the coding sequence ATGTTTAAGAACACTAGAGAAAGTGTTAGACAATCCGAATATGCGAGCATCATTGGCAGTCTTAGATATGCCACTGATTGTACTAGACCTGACATTGCATATGTCGTTGGATTATTATGCAGGTTTACGAGTAGGCCGAGCAATGAGCACTGTAaagctattgagcgagtcatgaggtaccttaaaaggaccTTGGATCTCGGCCTACATTATAAGAAATTTCCTGTTGTACTAGAAGGGTATAGCAATGCAGATTGGAACACCTTATCAGATGATTCCAAAGCTACTAGTGGTTATATATTTAGTATAGCTGGGGGAGCTGTATcgtggaaatcaaagaaacaaacCATCCTGGCTCAGTCTACAATGGAGTCTGAGATGATAGCACTAGCCACAactagtgaagaagcaagttggttaagatggTTGCTG